The following proteins are encoded in a genomic region of Salminus brasiliensis chromosome 17, fSalBra1.hap2, whole genome shotgun sequence:
- the slc29a1b gene encoding equilibrative nucleoside transporter 1, protein MATQEPTDKYKAVWLIFFMLGLGTLLPWNFFMTATMYFTSRLGDNTTIEAAEDSRSVLQAKFNNVMTLCAMIPLLVFSYLNSFLLQRISQKIRIMGSLFAILLVFLTTAVLVKVPMEPLPFFTITMVKIVIINTFGAVLQGSLFGMAGTLPASYTTPIMSGQGLAGTFAAFSMICAIASGSALTDSAFGYFITACAVIGLAILSYFALPKLEFYQYYLEKSQSSPAQEEDNKMDLLKKEENRPEGSSNEDTQKNPSIVEIFKKIWVMAFSVCFCFTITIGTFPAVTADVKSTIANKGSWEMYFIPVSCFLLFNLCDWAGRSLTAVCMWPGQDSKLLPILLLARVVFVPLFMLCNVQPRYIMPVFFAHDAWFIVFMILFGFSNGYLASLCMCFGPKKVATNEAETAGAIMAFFLSLGLALGASLSFLFRGVI, encoded by the exons ATGGCCACACAGGAACCTACAGACAA ATACAAAGCAGTGTGGCTGATTTTCTTCATGCTTGGATTGGGAACCCTACTGCCATGGAATTTCTTCATGACCGCCACAATG TATTTCACCAGCCGGCTGGGAGACAACACAACCATTGAGGCTGCAGAAGACAGCCGGAGTGTCCTGCAAGCCAAGTTCAACAACGTGATGACGCTGTGTGCTATGATCCCTCTGTTAGTCTTCTCATATCTCAACTCCTTTCTGCTCCAGAG AATCTCCCAGAAGATAAGAATTATGGGCAGTTTGTTTGCCATCCTGCTGGTGTTTTTGACCACCGCTGTTCTAGTAAAAGTGCCCATGGAGCCCTTGCCCTTTTTTACGATCACCATGGTGAAAATTGTCATCATTAACA CGTTTGGAGCTGTGCTGCAAGGAAGTCTCTTTGGTATGGCTGGAACATTGCCAGCTTCCTACACCACACCAATCATGAGTGGCCAGGGACTGGCTGGTACCTTTGCTGCCTTTTCCATGATCTGCGCCATTGCAA GCGGCTCGGCTTTAACAGACAGTGCTTTCGGCTACTTCATCACAGCCTGTGCTGTAATAGGCCTTGCCATCCTGTCTTACTTTGCTCTCCCTAAACTG GAATTCTACCAGTACTACCTGGAGAAAAGCCAGAGCAGTCCTGCACAAGAGGAAGACAACAAAATGGATTTGCTGAAAAAAG AGGAGAACAGGCCAGAGGGAAGCTCTAATGAGGATACTCAGAAGAATCCTTCCATTGTGGAAATCTTCAAAAAG ATCTGGGTGATGGCTTTCTCCGTGTGCTTTTGCTTCACGATCACCATTGGCACTTTTCCTGCCGTCACTGCAGATGTTAAATCCACCATTGCTAACAAAGGAAGTTGGG AGATGTACTTCATTCCCGTGTCCTGTTTCCTGCTCTTCAACCTGTGTGACTGGGCAGGCCGGAGCTTgacagctgtgtgtatgtgg CCTGGACAAGACAGTAAGCTCTTGCCGATCCTGCTGCTGGCCCGTGTGGTCTTTGTGCCTCTCTTCATGCTGTGTAATGTCCAGCCCCGCTACATCATGCCCGTGTTCTTCGCACACGACGCCTGGTTCATCGTCTTCATGATCCTCTTCGGCTTCTCAAATGGATATCTGGCCAGCCTCTGCATGTGCTTCGGCCCCAA GAAAGTGGCTACAAATGAGGCGGAGACAGCCGGGGCAATCATGGCCTTCTTCCTGTCCCTGGGCCTGGCTTTGGGAGCGTCTCTCTCCTTCTTGTTCCGAGGGGTCATTTGA